One Cellulomonas sp. NS3 genomic region harbors:
- the ptsP gene encoding phosphoenolpyruvate--protein phosphotransferase: MTDVQDQHLVTGIGVSPGRVAGRVTRMPDGVPEPPVATLPEGVDADEAAARISRVSAEVQHELEAAAEHATGEGREVLEATALMAADQTLVTTATGLVRTQRLDPARAVWDAAATVIDQLRAIGGYLGERARDVADVRDRLVCALAGRPAPGVPHPGHPIVLLADDLSPADTATLDPEEVLAIVTREGGPTSHTAILARSLGIPAVVGAADAASVPEGALVLVDGAAGTVLVHPTDDEVERAAAAARRTRTFDGHGRTRDGHDVPLLANIGHPGGAAAAAAAGAEGVGLFRTEFCFLDRPEAPGIEEQVAQYRTVLSAFPGKKVVVRTLDAGADKPLPFLTAPGEPNPALGVRGLRTATRDPQVLDDQLAAIAQAAAAEGAEVWVMAPMVSTVAETAEFVERCAAHGLTTAGVMVEVPSAALTAGPILARAAFASVGTNDLTQYTMAADRLLGELAPLSTAWQPAVLELVAATCRGGARHDRPVGVCGEAAADPALAVVLVGLGVTTLSMTARALPDVAAVLASVTRAECVELGALALGSDSAEDARAAVRARLGVLEELGL; encoded by the coding sequence ATGACCGACGTCCAGGACCAGCACCTCGTCACCGGCATCGGCGTGAGCCCCGGCCGCGTCGCCGGCCGCGTCACGCGCATGCCCGACGGCGTGCCCGAGCCGCCGGTCGCGACCCTGCCCGAGGGCGTCGACGCGGACGAGGCCGCCGCGCGGATCTCCCGCGTCTCGGCCGAGGTCCAGCACGAGCTGGAGGCGGCCGCGGAGCACGCGACCGGGGAGGGCCGCGAGGTGCTCGAGGCGACCGCCCTCATGGCGGCGGACCAGACGCTCGTCACGACCGCGACGGGACTCGTCCGGACGCAGCGCCTCGACCCCGCGCGCGCCGTCTGGGACGCCGCGGCGACCGTGATCGACCAGCTCCGCGCGATCGGGGGGTACCTCGGCGAGCGCGCCCGCGACGTCGCCGACGTGCGCGACCGCCTGGTCTGCGCGCTCGCGGGCCGGCCCGCGCCGGGCGTCCCGCACCCCGGGCACCCCATCGTGCTCCTCGCGGACGACCTCTCCCCGGCCGACACCGCGACGCTCGACCCCGAGGAGGTCCTCGCGATCGTCACGCGCGAGGGCGGCCCGACGTCGCACACCGCGATCCTCGCGCGCTCGCTCGGCATCCCCGCGGTGGTCGGCGCCGCCGACGCCGCGTCCGTCCCCGAGGGCGCGCTCGTGCTCGTCGACGGCGCGGCCGGCACGGTGCTCGTGCACCCGACCGACGACGAGGTCGAGCGCGCGGCTGCCGCGGCGCGGCGGACCCGGACGTTCGACGGCCACGGGCGCACGCGCGACGGGCACGACGTGCCGCTGCTCGCGAACATCGGGCACCCCGGCGGGGCCGCGGCCGCAGCGGCTGCGGGCGCCGAGGGCGTCGGGCTGTTCCGCACCGAGTTCTGCTTCCTCGACCGGCCCGAGGCACCGGGCATCGAGGAGCAGGTCGCGCAGTACCGGACCGTGCTGTCGGCGTTCCCCGGCAAGAAGGTCGTCGTGCGGACGCTCGACGCCGGGGCGGACAAGCCGCTGCCGTTCCTGACCGCCCCCGGCGAGCCGAACCCGGCCCTCGGCGTCCGCGGGCTGCGCACCGCGACGCGCGACCCCCAGGTCCTCGACGACCAGCTCGCCGCGATCGCGCAGGCCGCCGCGGCGGAGGGCGCCGAGGTGTGGGTCATGGCGCCGATGGTCTCGACGGTCGCCGAGACGGCGGAGTTCGTCGAGCGCTGCGCCGCGCACGGGCTGACCACCGCGGGCGTCATGGTCGAGGTGCCGAGCGCGGCGCTCACGGCCGGACCGATCCTCGCGCGCGCGGCGTTCGCGAGCGTCGGCACCAACGACCTCACGCAGTACACGATGGCCGCGGACCGCCTCTTGGGCGAGCTCGCGCCGCTGTCCACGGCGTGGCAGCCCGCGGTGCTCGAGCTCGTCGCCGCGACGTGCCGGGGCGGCGCGCGGCACGACCGGCCCGTGGGGGTGTGCGGCGAGGCGGCGGCCGACCCCGCGCTCGCCGTCGTGCTCGTCGGCCTGGGCGTCACGACCCTGTCGATGACGGCGCGCGCGCTGCCCGACGTGGCCGCGGTGCTCGCGAGCGTCACGCGCGCCGAGTGCGTCGAGCTCGGGGCGCTCGCGCTCGGGTCGGACTCCGCCGAGGACGCGCGCGCGGCGGTGCGCGCGCGCCTCGGGGTGCTGGAGGAGCTGGGGCTCTGA
- a CDS encoding PTS transporter subunit EIIC, with translation MTTTTAPATREKRSIPGLPQLQRVGRSLMLPIASLPAAALLLRLGQPDMLGADGLAASWGDWMLPVAAVLAAAGNALFANLPLLFALGVAVGYARKSDGSTGLAAVVGYLVFKGVSDALSPYVLGEPEGDDAQELINYGVLGGIVMGLVAALLYQKYSRIKLPPYLAFFGGRRFVPIVTAGMAIVVAVIGALIYPWFDAVLTAVGDWVTGSTILGAFVYGTANRLLVPIGLHHLLNSLPWFQFGEYTDANGDVWSGDINRFLHGDPTAGTFMTGFFPIMMFALPAAALAFVHTAKPEKRKVIAGIMGSAALVSFVTGVTEPLEFSFLFLAYPLYVIHAVLTGTSLALTNWLDIHQGFGFSAGVIDYLLNFNIAQKPLLIIPIGLGYGVLYYVLFRFVITRWNLRTPGREDDEAAVDPNNVLVDQPADAVPATVGARPAAEPGDATATGPTLTKPERGTGDGSPA, from the coding sequence ATGACCACCACCACCGCACCCGCCACGCGCGAGAAGCGGAGCATCCCCGGGCTGCCGCAGCTCCAGCGCGTCGGCCGCTCGCTCATGCTCCCCATCGCGTCCCTCCCCGCGGCCGCGCTCCTCCTGCGCCTCGGCCAGCCCGACATGCTCGGCGCCGACGGCCTCGCCGCCTCGTGGGGCGACTGGATGCTCCCCGTCGCCGCCGTGCTCGCCGCCGCCGGCAACGCGCTCTTCGCCAACCTGCCGCTGCTCTTCGCGCTCGGCGTCGCGGTCGGCTACGCGCGCAAGTCCGACGGCTCGACCGGCCTCGCGGCCGTCGTCGGCTACCTCGTCTTCAAGGGCGTGTCGGACGCGCTGTCGCCCTACGTGCTCGGCGAGCCCGAGGGCGACGACGCGCAGGAGCTCATCAACTACGGCGTGCTCGGCGGCATCGTCATGGGGCTCGTCGCTGCGCTGCTGTACCAGAAGTACTCGCGCATCAAGCTGCCGCCCTACCTCGCGTTCTTCGGCGGTCGGCGCTTCGTGCCGATCGTGACCGCGGGCATGGCGATCGTGGTGGCCGTCATCGGTGCGCTGATCTACCCGTGGTTCGACGCGGTCCTCACCGCGGTCGGCGACTGGGTCACCGGCTCGACGATCCTCGGCGCGTTCGTCTACGGCACCGCGAACCGCCTGCTCGTCCCGATCGGCCTGCACCACCTGCTCAACTCGCTGCCGTGGTTCCAGTTCGGCGAGTACACCGACGCGAACGGCGACGTGTGGAGCGGGGACATCAACCGGTTCCTGCACGGCGACCCGACCGCCGGGACGTTCATGACCGGCTTCTTCCCGATCATGATGTTCGCGCTGCCCGCCGCCGCCCTGGCGTTCGTGCACACCGCGAAGCCCGAGAAGCGCAAGGTCATCGCCGGGATCATGGGCTCGGCCGCGCTCGTCTCGTTCGTCACGGGCGTCACCGAGCCGCTCGAGTTCTCGTTCCTGTTCCTCGCGTACCCGCTGTACGTCATCCACGCGGTCCTCACGGGCACGTCGCTCGCGCTGACGAACTGGCTCGACATCCACCAGGGCTTCGGGTTCTCCGCCGGGGTCATCGACTACCTGCTCAACTTCAACATCGCGCAGAAGCCGCTCCTGATCATCCCGATCGGCCTCGGGTACGGGGTGCTCTACTACGTGCTCTTCCGCTTCGTCATCACGCGGTGGAACCTGCGCACGCCGGGCCGCGAGGACGACGAGGCGGCGGTCGACCCGAACAACGTGCTCGTCGACCAGCCCGCCGACGCCGTGCCCGCCACCGTCGGGGCGCGCCCCGCCGCGGAGCCGGGTGACGCGACGGCGACCGGACCGACCCTCACGAAGCCGGAGCGCGGCACCGGCGACGGCTCGCCGGCCTGA